The Emcibacter nanhaiensis genome has a window encoding:
- a CDS encoding nuclear transport factor 2 family protein, which yields MNVRTITLGVISVFFLASQALAFDRAAEERAVAALLDGFHDAADKGDKERYLGSMTRDSVFMGTDSRERWPYPEFEKYVGERFRDGKGWSYRSVEKHIDFSPDGRTGWFDEITRSEKWGDFRGTGVVVKEDDAWKIAHYSLTFLVPNQVWEQVSEIVQSATDGN from the coding sequence ATGAATGTCAGAACCATAACCCTGGGCGTCATCTCGGTGTTCTTTCTGGCCTCGCAGGCGCTGGCTTTTGACCGGGCAGCGGAGGAACGGGCGGTTGCCGCCCTGCTGGACGGATTCCACGACGCGGCCGACAAGGGTGACAAGGAGCGCTACCTGGGCTCCATGACCAGGGATTCGGTGTTTATGGGCACCGACAGCCGGGAACGCTGGCCCTATCCCGAGTTTGAAAAATATGTCGGTGAACGTTTCAGGGACGGCAAGGGCTGGTCCTACCGGTCCGTTGAAAAGCACATTGATTTTTCCCCGGATGGCCGCACCGGCTGGTTCGATGAAATCACCCGATCGGAAAAATGGGGTGATTTCCGCGGTACAGGCGTGGTGGTGAAGGAGGACGACGCGTGGAAGATCGCCCACTATTCACTCACTTTCCTGGTGCCCAACCAAGTCTGGGAACAGGTCTCGGAAATCGTTCAATCAGCGACCGACGGCAACTAG
- a CDS encoding aminoacyl-tRNA deacylase has protein sequence MGMALSLRDYLRSMNSSHETLTHPHADRSNYVAKSAHIPGAKLAKGVLLASGTGYMLAVIPADHRLDIHKIENIIKEKVDMASEGEVEMIFNDCDPGAVPPVGQAYGLTVFLDDHLADCDDIYLEGGDHESLVHMEADNFRHVMQGAVYGDFTRDVEYAERV, from the coding sequence ATGGGTATGGCTTTATCCCTCAGAGATTATCTCAGGAGCATGAACTCCTCTCACGAAACACTGACCCACCCGCATGCCGACCGCAGCAATTATGTCGCAAAAAGCGCCCATATTCCGGGCGCCAAGCTGGCCAAGGGCGTATTACTGGCCTCGGGCACCGGTTATATGCTGGCAGTCATTCCCGCCGATCACCGGCTCGATATCCACAAGATCGAGAATATCATCAAAGAGAAAGTGGATATGGCGTCGGAAGGCGAGGTGGAAATGATTTTCAACGACTGCGACCCCGGCGCCGTGCCGCCGGTCGGGCAGGCCTATGGCCTGACGGTGTTCCTGGATGACCATCTTGCCGACTGTGACGACATCTACCTGGAAGGCGGGGACCATGAATCCCTGGTCCACATGGAAGCGGACAACTTCCGCCATGTCATGCAGGGGGCAGTCTACGGCGATTTCACCCGCGACGTGGAGTATGCCGAAAGAGTCTAG
- a CDS encoding alanyl-tRNA editing protein, with protein sequence MTKELFREDAYLRRCSAVVTDVNPHGGIILDQTVFYPTGGGQPGDSGRLVLEDGREIKISTTVTDRDSGEVIHVPEEGQTLPAAGAKVRAEIDWDRRYRHMRMHTALHLLCAAVPCGVTGGQIGEDKSRLDFDIGDRTLDKEEISATLNRLVEEDHVVDSYWITEQQLDQNPELVRTMSVQPPRGSGRVRLMKVGNGVDLQPCGGTHVKRTGEIGALRVSKIENKGKRNRRVNIMFAGG encoded by the coding sequence ATGACAAAGGAGCTGTTCCGCGAGGACGCCTATCTCCGACGTTGTTCCGCTGTCGTGACGGACGTCAATCCGCACGGCGGGATCATTCTTGATCAGACTGTTTTCTATCCCACTGGCGGCGGTCAGCCCGGCGACAGCGGCCGGCTTGTGCTGGAGGATGGTCGTGAGATCAAAATCTCTACCACGGTCACGGACCGGGATAGCGGCGAGGTGATCCATGTGCCGGAGGAGGGCCAGACCCTGCCTGCGGCCGGAGCCAAAGTCAGGGCCGAAATCGACTGGGACCGGCGGTACCGGCATATGCGCATGCATACCGCGCTTCATCTGCTCTGTGCCGCGGTGCCCTGCGGGGTGACCGGCGGCCAGATCGGTGAAGACAAGAGCCGGCTCGACTTTGATATCGGTGACCGAACCCTGGACAAAGAGGAGATCTCAGCCACGCTCAATCGTCTGGTGGAGGAAGACCATGTGGTTGACAGTTACTGGATCACGGAACAGCAGCTGGATCAAAACCCGGAACTGGTGCGCACCATGTCGGTGCAGCCGCCGCGGGGGTCCGGCCGTGTGCGCCTGATGAAGGTTGGGAACGGCGTGGACCTGCAGCCCTGTGGCGGCACCCATGTCAAGCGGACCGGGGAAATCGGCGCGCTCAGGGTCAGCAAGATTGAAAACAAGGGCAAGCGCAACCGGCGCGTCAATATCATGTTTGCGGGAGGATAG
- a CDS encoding tetratricopeptide repeat protein — translation MRDWSGLGAPLKLISRLIILTSLLVLAGCATFYGDKQSDKSAKITTEDLLSGRELFGAEAVSLTLPEDGVLEMSPEMRAFLDQKVPLIQSDYVTIRSILTSVVGSGGLNMDYNKSVTYTAREAFRKAEGNCLGFSYLIALMARERGLRATFQEVEIPPDWTPVDDRLIYANRHVNVRITSNEMKTTVVDIDRVNVKPYYKTELIGDQEAEGHYYSNLGAEYLDQGDMKNAFRYFAKAIRLAPGNSQFWSNLGVFYRLNEKYNYAERAYFIALARKRDNYSALNNLHILYDLMGEPEKAAYFEKVARDYQMKNPYYRYYMAKEAYEEGNYDVALSHLREIINRKIQEPRFYTLMADTYAALGEEEKAAETLEKKQQIR, via the coding sequence ATGCGTGATTGGAGCGGTTTGGGAGCCCCGCTGAAACTTATATCCAGATTGATCATCCTGACATCTCTGCTGGTGTTGGCGGGGTGTGCTACTTTTTATGGCGACAAACAGTCCGATAAATCTGCGAAAATTACAACCGAAGACCTGCTGTCAGGCCGGGAGCTTTTCGGGGCAGAGGCTGTGTCCCTGACATTGCCTGAAGACGGTGTTCTCGAAATGAGTCCGGAGATGCGGGCCTTTCTGGACCAAAAGGTTCCCCTCATACAGAGCGATTATGTAACAATCAGATCAATTCTTACTTCTGTGGTCGGTAGCGGCGGGTTGAATATGGATTACAACAAGTCGGTCACCTACACGGCCCGGGAGGCTTTCCGCAAGGCGGAAGGCAACTGCCTCGGATTCAGTTACCTGATCGCGCTCATGGCGCGGGAAAGGGGCCTTAGGGCAACATTTCAGGAAGTCGAAATTCCGCCGGACTGGACGCCTGTGGACGACAGACTGATTTATGCCAATCGTCATGTCAATGTCCGCATCACGTCCAACGAAATGAAAACCACCGTGGTGGATATCGACCGTGTGAATGTCAAACCATACTACAAGACCGAACTGATCGGCGATCAGGAAGCCGAAGGACATTACTATAGCAACCTTGGCGCGGAATATCTGGACCAGGGGGATATGAAGAACGCCTTCAGGTATTTTGCCAAAGCCATCAGACTTGCGCCGGGTAATTCCCAGTTCTGGTCGAATTTGGGGGTGTTTTACCGGCTGAATGAAAAATACAATTATGCAGAGCGGGCCTATTTTATCGCCCTGGCCAGGAAACGGGACAATTATTCCGCCCTCAATAATCTCCATATTCTTTACGACCTGATGGGCGAGCCGGAAAAAGCGGCTTATTTTGAAAAGGTAGCCCGGGACTATCAGATGAAAAACCCCTATTACCGCTACTACATGGCAAAGGAAGCCTATGAAGAGGGCAACTATGATGTGGCTCTCTCCCATCTCCGGGAGATCATCAACCGGAAGATCCAGGAACCGCGTTTTTACACCCTGATGGCGGACACCTATGCCGCCCTGGGGGAAGAGGAAAAGGCCGCGGAAACCCTGGAGAAAAAACAGCAGATCCGGTAG